A single window of Deltaproteobacteria bacterium DNA harbors:
- a CDS encoding MMPL family transporter, producing MISVLLDRYVAAVLRHRWWVIALATLLMLAMAAGARFLRVTNDYRIMFGEGNPELAAFDALESTYAVSHAALVAVAPREGSVFTREALGAIEELTAAGWEAPHSSRVDSLTNYTHSRAEGDDLIVEPLVDDARSLSDADVAQVEKTALNAVDIAGRLVSRDGRVGGLVINFVLPENSDVAFVEATDYLNAVLDKARATHPDIAYYLTGLIVMDRAFADTTKEDIETLTPLVFLIIVAAAALLLRSIWGTVPIVVVLVFAIGTTMGFAGWIGAVLSPTSSGVPIIVMTVAVAHSVHVVTAALLGMSRGMDRNAAIAESLHVNAYPVFLTAITTAIGFLSLNASDSPPFHLLGNLVAFGVACAFVYSMTLLPAMLSILPLRARPVRSELPAFFDRFGAFVVARRRFLLWFVTLLAVALAAGIPRNELTDNWTRYFDERYEFRRHTDFVIENLTSLITLEYSLKAERDGGITEPEYLRAVDAFADWYREQPEVSHVQAFPDIMKRLNKNLHGDDPAFHRLPDDPELAAQYLLLYELSLPFGSDLNDRIDVAKSATRMTVVVDSTSSRELRELDARAQEWLRANAPRFATPATGLSIIFAHLSRRNITSMLGGTIIAMALISFILMGVFRSVRLGLVSLLPNFIPAAMSFGLWGYLVGYVGIASSVVVAVSFGIIVDDTIHFLTEYLKARRQGLATAEAVRSVFRTVGHALWTTTAVLCAGLLVFSSSGFELSWALGLLVTITLVFALVGDFLLLPALLMTIDRREQ from the coding sequence ATGATTTCCGTACTTTTGGACCGCTACGTCGCCGCCGTGCTGCGCCATCGATGGTGGGTGATTGCGCTCGCAACGCTGCTCATGCTGGCCATGGCCGCGGGCGCCCGCTTCCTCCGCGTCACCAACGACTACCGGATCATGTTCGGCGAGGGCAATCCGGAACTCGCCGCCTTCGACGCTCTGGAGAGCACCTACGCCGTATCCCATGCGGCTCTGGTCGCCGTGGCGCCGAGGGAGGGATCGGTGTTCACGCGCGAGGCCCTCGGCGCCATCGAGGAACTCACCGCCGCGGGGTGGGAAGCGCCCCATTCCAGCCGGGTCGACTCGCTTACCAACTACACACACAGTAGAGCGGAAGGCGACGATCTGATCGTCGAGCCGCTGGTCGACGACGCGCGGTCGCTCAGCGATGCCGACGTGGCGCAGGTCGAGAAGACCGCGCTGAACGCCGTCGATATTGCCGGACGTCTGGTTTCCCGTGACGGGCGCGTGGGCGGGTTGGTAATCAATTTCGTCCTGCCTGAAAATTCGGACGTCGCGTTCGTGGAAGCCACCGATTATCTCAACGCCGTCCTCGACAAGGCCCGGGCGACCCATCCGGACATCGCCTACTACCTGACCGGCCTTATCGTCATGGACCGCGCCTTCGCCGACACCACGAAAGAGGATATCGAGACCCTCACGCCCCTGGTGTTTCTGATCATCGTGGCCGCGGCGGCCCTTCTCCTGCGCTCGATATGGGGCACCGTGCCCATCGTTGTCGTGCTTGTGTTCGCCATCGGCACGACCATGGGGTTCGCGGGCTGGATCGGCGCGGTGTTGAGCCCGACCAGTTCGGGCGTACCGATCATCGTCATGACGGTTGCCGTGGCGCATTCGGTCCACGTCGTCACCGCCGCCTTGTTGGGCATGAGCCGCGGCATGGACAGGAATGCGGCCATTGCCGAATCGCTCCACGTCAACGCCTATCCGGTGTTCCTCACCGCCATCACCACCGCCATCGGGTTTCTCAGCCTGAATGCCTCGGATTCGCCACCATTTCACCTGCTGGGCAATCTCGTGGCGTTCGGCGTCGCGTGCGCCTTCGTCTATTCCATGACCCTCCTGCCGGCAATGCTCTCGATCCTGCCGTTGCGCGCGCGCCCGGTCCGCTCCGAGCTGCCGGCGTTCTTCGACCGCTTCGGCGCCTTCGTTGTCGCGCGCCGCAGGTTCCTGCTCTGGTTCGTCACCCTTCTCGCGGTGGCCCTCGCCGCGGGCATTCCCCGCAACGAGCTGACCGATAACTGGACGCGGTATTTCGATGAGCGCTACGAGTTCCGGCGCCATACGGACTTCGTCATCGAAAATCTGACCAGCTTGATTACGCTGGAGTACTCGCTGAAGGCGGAGCGCGACGGCGGCATCACCGAACCGGAATATCTGCGCGCCGTGGATGCATTCGCCGACTGGTACCGGGAGCAGCCGGAGGTAAGCCACGTGCAGGCGTTTCCGGACATCATGAAACGGCTGAACAAGAACTTGCATGGCGACGATCCGGCCTTCCACCGGTTGCCGGACGATCCGGAGCTCGCCGCGCAATACCTGTTGCTCTACGAGCTCTCGCTCCCGTTCGGCAGCGACCTCAACGACCGCATCGACGTCGCCAAATCCGCCACCCGCATGACCGTCGTGGTCGACAGCACGTCGTCTCGGGAGCTACGCGAGCTCGATGCGCGGGCTCAGGAATGGCTTCGCGCCAATGCCCCTCGGTTTGCCACTCCGGCGACGGGGCTCAGCATCATCTTCGCACACCTTTCCCGACGAAACATCACCAGCATGCTGGGCGGCACCATCATCGCCATGGCGCTCATCTCGTTCATCCTGATGGGGGTTTTCAGGAGCGTGCGCCTCGGCCTCGTCAGTCTCTTGCCCAATTTCATTCCCGCGGCCATGAGCTTCGGCCTGTGGGGCTATCTCGTCGGCTACGTGGGCATTGCCTCCTCGGTGGTGGTTGCCGTCTCGTTCGGCATCATCGTGGACGACACGATTCACTTTCTGACCGAGTATCTGAAGGCCCGCCGGCAAGGCCTCGCTACGGCAGAGGCCGTGCGCTCGGTCTTTCGCACCGTCGGTCACGCGCTGTGGACCACCACCGCCGTCCTGTGCGCGGGGCTGCTGGTGTTCTCGTCATCCGGGTTCGAGCTCAGTTGGGCCCTTGGCCTTCTGGTGACGATCACCCTCGTGTTCGCGCTCGTGGGCGACTTCCTGCTTCTTCCCGCTCTGCTGATGACTATTGACAGGAGAGAACAATGA
- a CDS encoding outer membrane lipoprotein-sorting protein has product MIHVSWVSSVACFAFLLSLAGPPAAHSETPEEKGLRIANEARARGKGFGNFTARQTMTLRNKQGQQSVRQVRIKVLEVPGDGDKSLFVFDEPRDVKGTAFLIHGHLTKADDQWLYLPALKRVKRISSSNRSGSFMGSEFAYEDMSVQEVERFTYKYLRDEPCGDMTCTVSERFPTEKRSGYKRQLVWQDKDELRVWKVEYFDRKNAHLKTLTLEKYEQYLGRFWQAGLMTMVNHLTGKSTLLEWADYKFGTDLDDRDFSRTGLKRIR; this is encoded by the coding sequence ATGATTCACGTTTCTTGGGTGTCGTCCGTGGCCTGTTTCGCTTTCCTGCTGTCGCTCGCCGGACCGCCGGCGGCGCACTCGGAGACCCCGGAGGAGAAGGGGCTCCGCATCGCCAACGAAGCGCGCGCGCGCGGGAAGGGCTTCGGCAACTTCACGGCGCGCCAGACCATGACCCTGCGCAACAAGCAGGGGCAGCAAAGCGTGCGTCAGGTGCGCATCAAGGTCCTCGAAGTGCCCGGCGACGGCGACAAGAGCCTGTTCGTGTTCGACGAGCCGCGGGACGTGAAGGGCACGGCGTTCCTGATCCACGGCCACCTCACCAAGGCGGACGACCAGTGGCTCTACCTGCCGGCCCTCAAGCGGGTGAAGCGCATCAGCTCGTCCAACCGCTCGGGCTCCTTCATGGGCAGCGAGTTCGCCTACGAGGACATGAGCGTCCAGGAGGTGGAGCGGTTCACCTACAAGTACCTGCGCGACGAGCCCTGCGGCGACATGACCTGCACGGTGTCCGAGCGGTTCCCGACCGAGAAGCGGTCCGGCTACAAGCGGCAGCTCGTGTGGCAGGACAAGGACGAGCTGCGGGTGTGGAAGGTGGAGTACTTCGACCGCAAGAACGCCCACCTGAAGACTCTCACGCTGGAGAAGTACGAGCAGTATCTGGGCCGTTTCTGGCAGGCCGGCCTGATGACCATGGTCAATCACCTCACCGGCAAGAGCACGCTGCTCGAATGGGCCGATTACAAGTTCGGCACCGATCTCGATGACCGCGACTTCTCCCGCACGGGGCTGAAACGGATCCGTTGA
- a CDS encoding oxygenase MpaB family protein gives MLNPPSAYVDGYAKACAVDREAADNYIAHTRIGDPVMDEVVEEMASLPPEQIHELIRAGMEEDRDGLRNAPRSLRDFFIDAPQPDPDWLDRDAFGPGIRAFQKNSVLVLSAFVTGVLIDGFSTLISKSFVETGRIFDNGVWRLKQNNRHQMEIFLPGGLERYGEGWKLSVRIRFVHAQVRRLLGQTAEWDHDVCGVPISAAHLGYAVACFAARTVKHSESLGARYTTEERAGFHDVWRYSGYLMGIPETILFADESHALHLYRIGSLCEPPPTEDAIIMTNALINSAPLVANITDPEERRQLVTNVIYPISRALVGNKLADQLNFPRKGGMPFPLLAYRIDQRLQRLKAWYRKERARNFSTLLEASAYDDAGVSYRLPDHPHDERSSKW, from the coding sequence GTGCTGAACCCCCCGTCAGCATATGTCGACGGCTACGCCAAAGCGTGCGCCGTCGACCGCGAGGCTGCGGACAACTACATCGCCCACACCCGTATAGGCGACCCGGTCATGGACGAGGTCGTGGAAGAGATGGCGTCGTTGCCTCCGGAACAGATCCACGAGTTGATTCGAGCGGGGATGGAGGAGGATCGCGACGGTTTGCGCAATGCGCCGCGATCGTTGCGCGACTTCTTCATTGACGCACCGCAGCCTGACCCGGACTGGCTTGATCGCGACGCTTTCGGCCCGGGCATCCGTGCCTTTCAAAAAAACTCGGTGCTCGTCCTTTCGGCTTTCGTCACGGGTGTGCTGATTGACGGGTTTTCCACCCTGATAAGCAAGTCTTTCGTGGAGACCGGGCGCATATTCGATAACGGGGTGTGGCGGCTCAAGCAGAACAACCGTCACCAGATGGAGATATTCCTTCCCGGCGGGCTGGAACGGTACGGCGAGGGCTGGAAACTGTCGGTTCGCATCCGGTTCGTGCACGCGCAGGTCCGGCGGCTGCTGGGACAGACCGCGGAATGGGACCACGACGTCTGCGGCGTGCCGATCAGCGCCGCGCACCTGGGCTACGCGGTCGCGTGTTTCGCGGCGCGCACCGTCAAACACTCGGAGTCGCTGGGAGCCCGTTACACCACCGAGGAGCGCGCCGGTTTCCACGATGTCTGGCGCTACTCCGGTTATCTCATGGGGATCCCCGAGACCATCCTCTTTGCCGACGAGAGCCACGCACTGCACCTGTACCGGATCGGTTCCCTTTGCGAGCCTCCTCCTACCGAGGATGCGATCATCATGACCAATGCGTTGATCAACTCCGCGCCGCTGGTGGCGAACATCACTGATCCGGAAGAACGGCGTCAGTTGGTGACGAACGTCATCTACCCCATTTCGCGGGCGCTGGTGGGCAACAAGCTCGCCGATCAGTTGAACTTCCCCAGGAAGGGTGGAATGCCTTTCCCTCTGCTCGCTTACCGCATCGACCAGCGCCTTCAGAGGTTGAAGGCGTGGTACCGAAAGGAAAGGGCCCGAAATTTCTCGACGCTTCTTGAGGCCTCGGCCTATGACGACGCCGGCGTGAGCTACCGGCTGCCCGACCACCCCCACGACGAGCGGTCCAGCAAGTGGTGA